In Mixophyes fleayi isolate aMixFle1 chromosome 4, aMixFle1.hap1, whole genome shotgun sequence, the following proteins share a genomic window:
- the POLM gene encoding DNA-directed DNA/RNA polymerase mu, translated as MFPIPLKRRKREVPEPTKTLDLASLFPDVCVYLVERRMGSARRSFLTALAQRKGFCVAHEYSDAVTHVVSEQNTLPEVLSWIERKSGKLAPVAEGQRSPHILDISWFTESMSSGKPAPVEKRHCLGVVNPSACSDKPAIPTVSPYACQRRTPLIHHNPNLTNALEILARAAAYQGSEVRCLGFTRAASVLKSLPFKLQSAEEAKDLVWCGGHCKTVIQEILEYGVCSEVEVLNNSEQFQCMELLTGIFGVGVRTAERWYKDGVRNLSDLKDPKIKLTADQRAGLEHYTDLQQLVTRAEAERVERLVRDALRRFVPDIQITMTGGFSRGKQQGHDVDFLITHPDDRALTRLLKKAVDWLDGQGILLYHHMKERSHAPHERFDGHETCYAIFALPSSALEKSEAEAVVPGEPCSELTAPSLGDKAPRRWRAVRVDLVVTPYKEYPYALLGWTGSKHFEREMRRFSWQEKKQSLSSHGLYDAEKKCSNPATSEEDIFAHLGLLYVPPSDRNA; from the exons ATGTTTCCGATCCCTCTgaaaaggagaaagagagaggttcCAGAACCCACCAAAACACTAGATCTAGCAAGTTTATTTCCTGATGTCTGTGTCTACTTGGTGGAGCGCAGAATGGGGTCTGCACGAAGGAGCTTCCTTACAGCGCTAGCACAGAGGAAGGGATTCTGCGTGGCACACGAGTACAG TGATGCCGTGACGCACGTGGTGTCTGAACAGAACACTCTCCCAGAGGTCCTGAGCTGGATTGAAAGGAAATCTGGGAAGCTGGCGCCGGTCGCGGAAGGACAGAGGTCACCACATATCCTGGACATTAGCTGGTTCACAGAGAGCATGAGCTCAGGAAAGCCTGCACCAGTGGAGAAGAGACACTGTTTAGGA GTTGTAAACCCTTCAGCCTGCAGTGATAAACCTGCCATCCCCACAGTATCCCCATATGCCTGCCAACGACGGACACCTCTAATCCACCATAATCCAAACCTTACG AATGCGCTGGAAATACTAGCACGAGCAGCTGCTTATCAGGGCTCGGAGGTTCGATGTCTGGGTTTCACAAGAGCGGCATCTGTGCTTAAGTCTCTACCATTCAAGCTACAGTCTGCAGAAGAAGCAAAAGACCTGGTGTGGTGTGGGGGGCACTGCAAGACTGTTATCCAG GAGATCCTGGAATATGGGGTTTGCAGTGAAGTGGAGGTGCTTAATAACAGTGAACAGTTCCAGTGTATGGAG CTCCTCACAGGTATTTTTGGTGTTGGGGTACGGACAGCAGAGCGATGGTACAAAGATGGTGTGCGGAATCTGAGTGACTTGAAGGACCCCAAGATTAAGCTGACTGCAGACCAGAGAGCAG GGCTGGAGCACTACACAGACTTACAGCAGCTTGTGACCCGGGCCGAGGCTGAACGTGTGGAACGTCTAGTGAGAGATGCTCTGCGTAGATTCGTTCCAGACATCCAGATTACAATGACTGGAGGGTTCAGCAG GGGGAAGCAGCAAGGACATGATGTGGATTTCCTCATCACCCACCCTGATGACAGAGCACTGACCAGGCTACTGAAGAAAGCTGTAGATTGGCTGGATGGCCAG GGTATACTCTTGTACCACCATATGAAGGAGCGATCTCATGCACCACATGAACGATTTGACGGTCATGAAACCTGTTATGCTATCTTTGCCCTTCCAAGCAGTGCCTTGGAGAAGTCTGAGGCTGAAGCAGTGGTTCCTGGTGAGCCGTGCAGTGAACTTACAGCCCCATCTCTTGGAGACAAAGCCCCTCGCAGATGGAGAGCTGTCAGAGTTGATTTGGTGGTCACCCCTTATAAAGAGTATCCATATGCACTTCTGGGCTGGACAGGATCAAAG CACTTTGAGAGAGAGATGCGGCGCTTCTCATGGCAAGAGAAAAAACAGTCCCTAAGTAGTCATGGACTCTATGATGCTGAGAAG